Part of the Mangifera indica cultivar Alphonso chromosome 4, CATAS_Mindica_2.1, whole genome shotgun sequence genome, cttaattgattttattttttataaaattttaagtaaaatctatttattataatatgataataaattaaactagttgattttttaattaaactgaTCAAACTGGTTAAACTATGAACTAAtgatataattgatttgatctttaatctgattttaaaaatattggctTCAATCTAAATATGTCTTactctatttttaattgttttttgataataaaaaaataaaaaaactaaaaaaagacAAACCAAGGGATGataagaacaaaaatatataaaatagttaaaataaaaataaatttatcatataccATACAAAACGAGGAAAGATACCTTTATACTGACAAAACTAACGTTCGTGTTTGTGAACGGGCGTGACAGAACGTACCCTTATACGGATAAAACTAAGGTTTGTATTTTACAAATGGGtgtaaaaatagattttttaaacttaacgtGTAGAAATTTAATATAGTGAAGTTTAGGTGGAAAATTGTGATTAGACGTAATAATATTTATTGCTCGaccaatgatgatgatgaaaatctTAGATGCACTGGGTACTTTAGATTGTTGGAGTTCGCTGCAAATTCTTTGTAAGAAAATCTGATGCACACAACTATTGGAAAGACAGAAATTGGCTTCAATTCAGGAAATTCTTGACAATGGAGATTGGCTTGTGATTTGTTACACAAATTGATGTGTAATAAAGTGATGTTGTGATCCTTTCATTTTCATGACCAGAAGCTCTCCCATTAATGGCCAGCCAACAGTTCTTCCATTCCCCAAGTGGCTTCTCCTCCCAAACATACATCTACCACAGCCCCCGCCCCTCCGTTCCTCTTCCTCCTCTAACAACTCCTCTCTCCGTCACTTCCTACCTCTTCTCCCTCCTTAATTCCCATCCTCCGCCGCCACACGCCGCCGCCCTCGTTGACGCCCTCACTCGCCGCCATATTCTCTACTCTGACTTCGTCCTTAACATCAAAACCCTTGCCTTCTTTCTCAAAACCAAGTTCAACCTCTCCAACAACGACACCGCTTTTGTTCTCTCCCGCAATTCGATCCACTTACCCATTctttacttttctctcttttccatTGGTGTCACCGTCTCTCCTTCAAATCCCGCCAATACCAAACCGGAGATTCTCCGCCTAATTCAGCTTTCGAAACCGGTCATTGCGTTTGCCACGTCAGACACTGCTGATAAAATCCCTTCGCTTAAATACGGTACCGTTCTTCTCGACTCGCCCGTGTTTGAATCTTACGTGACGACCCAAGTGGATGAACGGGATTTGGATTCTGAGCTGGACGCGGTACGTGTTTCGCAGTCAGATCCGGCGGCGATTTTATACTCTTCGGGGACGACGGGGATGATCAAAGGGGTGGTTTTGACTCAACGGAACTGGATAGCTTCGTTGGCGGGAGCTCATGCGGTTCGTACAGTGAGGGAGACTCCCGCTGTTGCGCTGTGTGCGGTTCCATTTTTCCATGTCTACGGGTTTCGGTATTGCGTGACGGCGTTGGCGTTGGGGCAGAGTTTGGTGAGCATGGAAAGGTTTGAATTTGGAATTTTCATGAGAACCATCGAAGAGTTGAGAGTTAGCCACGTGGCAGTGTCCCCACCCATCGTTCTTATGATGGCTGAAGACCGTCGTTCGATGGACTGTTACGAGTTAAGCAAGCTTGAAGGTTTGGCCTGTGGTGGAGCCCCTCTGACGTTGAgcgttattaaaaaatttaaaaaacgtTTACCTCAAGTTCAGCTAGCTCAGGTTAGTAATTTGATTTGGAATATTCAGAATGGAATCTAGTGTTGACGATGATAAAGTTTTATGATGCAGGGATATGGGCTGACTGAATCAACTGGCCGAATTTTTGGAACGATTGGTCCAGAAGAATGCCAGGTAATCGGAGCAACAGGAAAGCTTGCACCGAATTGCGAAGCTAAAATTGTTGACCCTGATACAGGCATTGCTCAGCCTCCTGGAAAACCTGGAGAGCTTTGGCTCAGGGGATCATTAATTATGAAGGGTAACTTCTTGTAATATTCTCAacaatcaaatttgtttatttcaCATTCCAGGATTGTTCTTTCTTGTCTATGTGCTTGTATTTACTTGCAGTTACATCACGgggtttttttcattttacagGTTATATTGGTGATGAAGAAGCAACTGCTAATATTCTGGATTCGGAGGGTTGGTTAAGAACTGGGGATCTTTGTTACATAGACAGTGAGGGATTTCTGTTTTATGTGGACAGGATAAAAGAGATGATCAAATACAGAGGGTACCAGGTTGGACTTGAAACCCTTTTTATGCGCttttatttcataaacaatTATGAATGTATGTTCATGTTGCATTAGGTTGCCCCTGCTGAACTGGAGCATCTGCTTCTATCTCATCCGGATATAGCCGATGCAGCTGTGGTCCCGTATGTCTATAGCTTCTTGCTTAGTTATGGTTCAATggatcaaattatgtataaatagcATCATATGGCAGGTACCCAGATGAGCTAGCAGGTCAGGTACCAGTGGCTTTTATGGTGAGAAAAGGCGGAAGAAACATTGATGAATCACAAATCATGGATTTCATAAACAAACAGGTGTGCTTTATGATTATAGAATGTGTAGTTCTGACAACCGTTTTCACTTCTTAATCTCTTGGAAATTCATGCTGTAGGTTGCTCCATACAAGAGAATCCGACAGGTTAATTTCATTAATGCTCTTCCCAGGAATGCGACAGGTAAGGTGCTGAGGAAGGAATTAGTCAAACTTGCACAATCAAATCCTATCTCTAAGTTgtgaaatttttagaaattctGCATTCAATGATCATTGTTATCTATTATCTTCTCAGAATAACTATGATAATCAGATACCGATGTTGCTAGAAATATATTGTTGGGTCAATTTGCTTGTGGTATTCCCATTTGTAAAGTCCATGTGATCCTTTGAAATGCACAGATGTGCCTTCAGCATAAAAGAATTTTGGGCGATCTGACCCAGTAGCTAAAATAACTACACTGTTTATGactgagaagaaagaagaaaagaacaaaaaaagtGCCTGCTGCCAGatgtaatttgtgattttttacGTAGGGAAGGTCAGACTCAAAGCCATTCTACATATCATATTTTCATGTTCTGTAACATTTATTGAAGATGATTACTATTGCACAAGTTTGACaaaggaaaatggaaaatgGTATACACTAGCTGGTTGTACTAGATATAACAAAAAGATGCTAAGGCCTCGTTTCAGCTAAATCCATCAGATGGAAATACTATTGGGGATTCCACGACCGGTCACTCCTGGACCTGATGAACGAAGAAGCAGTTCATAAGGGGGAATGCCTGCACCGCATCTGCTTTTAAGCTGGATATTCTTATTTCTATCATTGATTATCTTCTCAATCTCCTCTAGCTTGGCAGAGAATTTCTCATACATGTTCAGAACTTCATGGTCATTGATCCAACGGCTGTGCAGTTGGTTCATTTGACCCAGGTACTCTTCATCTGCAGAGTGAGTTGACAATGTGTCTTGGACAGCCATAACCTTGGTGGCTTGAAGTTGAGTAGGTAAAGATGACAGAAAAATGTGCTGAGGGTTTGAAATAAATTTCTCATAACCAGGTTCATTTTCTTGTGGGATGAGTCTTCTCATCAGAGTGGGACGGTTGGGGACATATCCCCCGAAAGGGTACTGCCCAAAGTTTATGGCTGCATGCTGACCAGAAGCAACCCAGATCATTATTGTAATTATCTTGGACAAGTCCTCTTTGGTGTTGAGGGTTGGCCACCAGGGTTCATTCCTTTTGTCATAGTGCCCTCTGTTCTTGATCTCATTCCACCATGCTTGAAGTTCGACATCAGATGTGATGGAATTAGGCTCTAAGTAGAAGTGTCCTACATAGGATTTTACCCACTCCTCTATCGCAGACCATACAAGGAGTCCATCTGATGCATAAGGATAGTCTTCGATCACAAGTTTTACACCACAGGGCATTGAAGGATCCTCCTCAGCCAGGCCCCTGAGCAGTTTTATCAGCAGGTGATTACAATCTTTAGTTTTAAGAAACTGGAAGCGTAAAACGACAAATAATTATGGGTTTAAGGCATCAGAAACTAACCGTCGAATGAGATCTGCAGGCAATGCTTCCAAATCAAACCTCCACATATTCTTGTAGGCTGCAGAGCTTACCTCCATGGCATATTTTCCCGGACCGAACGATGCCTCAATTATTCCTCCtccatttattaaactttgcCGTGCAAGTGCATTAATTTCGAGCGTGTAGCGCATATGAGGATGAAGCAACTTGTAAATAGGATGCATTGAGCTAAGATGTCTGTGTGTTGCA contains:
- the LOC123213757 gene encoding 4-coumarate--CoA ligase-like 9 isoform X3 — protein: MASQQFFHSPSGFSSQTYIYHSPRPSVPLPPLTTPLSVTSYLFSLLNSHPPPPHAAALVDALTRRHILYSDFVLNIKTLAFFLKTKFNLSNNDTAFVLSRNSIHLPILYFSLFSIGVTVSPSNPANTKPEILRLIQLSKPVIAFATSDTADKIPSLKYGTVLLDSPVFESYVTTQVDERDLDSELDAVRVSQSDPAAILYSSGTTGMIKGVVLTQRNWIASLAGAHAVRTVRETPAVALCAVPFFHVYGFRYCVTALALGQSLVSMERFEFGIFMRTIEELRVSHVAVSPPIVLMMAEDRRSMDCYELSKLEGLACGGAPLTLSVIKKFKKRLPQVQLAQGYGLTESTGRIFGTIGPEECQVIGATGKLAPNCEAKIVDPDTGIAQPPGKPGELWLRGSLIMKGYIGDEEATANILDSEGWLRTGDLCYIDSEGFLFYVDRIKEMIKYRGYQVAPAELEHLLLSHPDIADAAVVP
- the LOC123213757 gene encoding 4-coumarate--CoA ligase-like 9 isoform X2, which codes for MASQQFFHSPSGFSSQTYIYHSPRPSVPLPPLTTPLSVTSYLFSLLNSHPPPPHAAALVDALTRRHILYSDFVLNIKTLAFFLKTKFNLSNNDTAFVLSRNSIHLPILYFSLFSIGVTVSPSNPANTKPEILRLIQLSKPVIAFATSDTADKIPSLKYGTVLLDSPVFESYVTTQVDERDLDSELDAVRVSQSDPAAILYSSGTTGMIKGVVLTQRNWIASLAGAHAVRTVRETPAVALCAVPFFHVYGFRYCVTALALGQSLVSMERFEFGIFMRTIEELRVSHVAVSPPIVLMMAEDRRSMDCYELSKLEGLACGGAPLTLSVIKKFKKRLPQVQLAQGYGLTESTGRIFGTIGPEECQVIGATGKLAPNCEAKIVDPDTGIAQPPGKPGELWLRGSLIMKGYIGDEEATANILDSEGWLRTGDLCYIDSEGFLFYVDRIKEMIKYRGYQVAPAELEHLLLSHPDIADAAVVPYPDELAGQVPVAFMVRKGGRNIDESQIMDFINKQVAPYKRIRQVNFINALPRNATDVPSA
- the LOC123213757 gene encoding 4-coumarate--CoA ligase-like 9 isoform X1 — translated: MASQQFFHSPSGFSSQTYIYHSPRPSVPLPPLTTPLSVTSYLFSLLNSHPPPPHAAALVDALTRRHILYSDFVLNIKTLAFFLKTKFNLSNNDTAFVLSRNSIHLPILYFSLFSIGVTVSPSNPANTKPEILRLIQLSKPVIAFATSDTADKIPSLKYGTVLLDSPVFESYVTTQVDERDLDSELDAVRVSQSDPAAILYSSGTTGMIKGVVLTQRNWIASLAGAHAVRTVRETPAVALCAVPFFHVYGFRYCVTALALGQSLVSMERFEFGIFMRTIEELRVSHVAVSPPIVLMMAEDRRSMDCYELSKLEGLACGGAPLTLSVIKKFKKRLPQVQLAQGYGLTESTGRIFGTIGPEECQVIGATGKLAPNCEAKIVDPDTGIAQPPGKPGELWLRGSLIMKGYIGDEEATANILDSEGWLRTGDLCYIDSEGFLFYVDRIKEMIKYRGYQVAPAELEHLLLSHPDIADAAVVPYPDELAGQVPVAFMVRKGGRNIDESQIMDFINKQVAPYKRIRQVNFINALPRNATGKVLRKELVKLAQSNPISKL